The Pseudomonas pergaminensis nucleotide sequence CATTATTCGGCGGGTTCGCGATCAGAATGATGCCGTTCTGGTACTGCATCGCTTCCGTCAGCGAACTGCCGAAACTCCAGACCATCTTGGTGGTGATGACCTGGCCGACCTGGATATACGTGTCCAATGCGGCTTCCAACGGGATCTGCAAAGGCGTGCCCACGGGCCCCTCGTTAAGTGGGCATTGCTGGAACTCAATACCGAAATGTTCGGTGCCCAACTGAGCAATATCGACTTGCCCGCTGAACAACTGGGGCTCGCTCACAATACTGGTGCGTGGCAAGGACTGGAACGCAGCACACAGCAGGCGGTTTTCGACCGCACTGAACGTTTGCAAGGCAGTGGCGACTTGCGCCAACTGGCTCTCGACGTTTTGCAGGGAGTTGGCTGGCACCATCAAGAACGACCTCATGTAGTCCACATTTTGAGGCGTATAAGTCCCCCAGTTGGACGCCCAGATCGCCTCGGCGATGCTCGCTTGATCAAGCGGATAAGGCGCGGTACCGACGCTGGTGTATTCAAATATTTTCATTAGCACCAGGCGGGTAAAAGACGCCGTCGTCCAGTCATACACGGCCATCGCGAGCTGGAAGCTATAAGGCGTGAACGGAAACAGTTGCAGCCCCAGCGCCGTTATCTGCGCGGTGGTTTTGCCAGGCGCATCGGGAATGTTCTGATAAGGAACGTAGTTGTCCGCGATCAATTGGTTGAAATATGCGACGTCGGCTGCGGCAATATCCGGCAAGGGTTTCAACTGACCCGACAACGTGATGCCCTTGCTGGCCTGGGTGACGCTGAATACGCCATTTCCAGGCAGGCTCAGCGTGAGATCGACGCTGGGGCTGGGTGTGTAGTCGACGACCTGGCCATTGAGGTTGACGAAATCCATGACCGGCCCATTCGGAAAGCCATTCTGGAAGTCGGTCACGTCAAGAAAGCCCTGCCCCTCCACGATCAAGCGGCTGGATACACCTTTACCTCCGCGAATCACACTCAACGGCTCGCCGTCGCTGAACCACAGCGCCGCGCCAGACGGGTTATTGATGCTCTGGAACTGCCACATGCTCAGACTCCTTTCGATCAAGCCGATTTTGCCAAGCGTGCCAGCGCAGTGTCGCTGCCCATTGCCTTCATCGCCAAAGCCACCAGGGTCAGCGTTGGATTGGCCGCAGGCAGCGTGGGCATGACACTGTTGCTGACGATGTAAAGGTTATCCACGCCAAACACTTGCAACTGAGGGTTAACCACCCCCAGGTTGGGGTCGTTGGCCATCCGCGTGGTGCAGGCCACATGATCGCCCCGTTGGGGGTAAGTGCCCCACCCCACATCGGTGCAACCCATTTGCGCCAGGACGGTCTTGAGTTTATCCACGTAGATCTGTGCTTTCAGGGGATCAAACAACGGGTCAGGCGTGTAGATTGAGGTGCGCGGCAACCCGAAACGGGTAGTACCCACTGCACAGGAGACCCGGTTGTTGAACTGCGGGATCGCCGACAGGTTGCCATACAGTTGATACTTGGCGGGCGCGGTGCAAGCGTCGCGAATCTGGCTGGCGCTATAGCCCTGAGCCATCATCAGGCCCACATCGATATTGGGCGTTTCATAGTTCATCGATATGAAAAACTTGCCGTCCTTCTGGTACTGAGGTGCGTCGAAGGTCCGTGAACACAGGCTGGGGAACCCCAACTCTTCCTCAAACTTCTGGGGGTTGGGCGCAGTACCTGAGGCATAAAAAAATTGAGTCGCACTGACAAAACGGCCAACCAGATCGCGGTCGTTACCGATCCCCTTGGGCCAGTAACTCGATGTGGACGCCTGGAGCAACTTGGGAATCTCAAACGCGCCGTTGCACAGGATTACGTTCTGGGCGTCCAACAGCACGGTGTCACCCGTGTTCATATCTGTGTAGGTAACACCCGCCACCTGTTGCCGGTTGACCATGCGGATCGCCGTAACAGCCGCTCCGAGGCGCAGGCTCACGTTGGGGTTGTCGGCCAGCAGGGCCAGCGGCTGGTCACCTGTGAAACGGCCCGCTACCGGGCAGTAGTCGCAGGTACCTGTGGTGCGGCATGGGCCACCCATTCCATTGGCCTGCCCATAGCGCGCCACCGGTAAATGCCCAAATCCTATGGCTGGGCGAACGCGAGCAAACGCCTGAATGAATGGCCCTGCCGAAATCGGATAAGGCGCTGCGCCATAGGGATAGGGTTGGCTGCGGGGCGGATTATTGTCGCTGGAGTCACCACTGGCGCCCAAGTACCGCTCGGCCTGGTTGTAGAACGGTTCCAACTGATCGTAGCCAAATGGCCAATCGATGCCCTGCCCGGTATTGCTGTAAAGCGCAAAATCTTCAGGTTTGAAGCGCGGTACCCAGCCCCCCCAATGCAGCATGGTGCCGCCGGCGCCGAATATTCGCCCACCCTGGATATTCCAGGGGTTGGCTCCGGTGGCATCGAAGTCTGCCGCCTGGTCGTAAAAGGCGGCATAGGGGGTATTGCCAGTACCGCCACCTCGTGCAACATGATGAAACCACCAACCGGGATCGCCCATGGGAATGCTTGGCCCGGTTTCTAAAATGACCACGCCCGGGTGGTTTGCAAACCGGCTTGCCATCAGGCTGCCAGCCACGCCGGAGCCGACGATCACGATATTGGCTGATTCATTACGCACCTTGGCCATGATCGCCTCCCACTGGTTGGGTCTGCGCCTGAATGTTAAGCGCGCGATAAGGTGGTGGTTTATTCAGAAACGACCCGCCGCCCATCCAGCCGTTGTAGTTCATGTAGCCGAACGTCTTGAAGCCTCCAAATGCGATATTCCAGCGCATGAATTCAAGCAGCACGTAGTTGGCCACCGGCGAAGGATTGCTGGATGAATAAGGGTTTTGATTGATCAGCGCCGCCAGGGCAAAGGTAGGTGTGTGGTATTGCTGGAGAAGCGCTTGGTATTCGGCAATGGTTTGCCGGTAATAACCCAGGTAAGCGGGGTCGCGTTGCATTTGCCATTGCAGCGCTTGCTGAAACTGCTGCTGTGGCATTTGGCAATCGGCGGCGGTGCCCCACTTCTGGCCGATAAAACCGAACAAACTCCAAAGCACATTGATCTGGTCTTGTTCCATGCGGAGATTCCTTTTTCCGGAGTGTATGTTGTTCCCTGCGCCGCGATTCGCTTACAACAGGATCGGGCGTCGACTCATGCTCTGCGAACACGTAATGTTTGGCTACTGACGTTTGGTAATAACCCTTATTCCAATCTAATGGCCACACGCCATGATCTAGAGGGATTGCCTGTCGAACCCCTGCTGTAGCCCGTCTATGCTGGAGCGAGACGCCCAAACCCCGCAATGATCCCCCCTATCGGAGACCCGACATGAATCCAAACGCCACCGCCCTTGTCCTGATCGAGTTCCAGAACGACTTCACCACACCAGGGGGCGTGTTCCATGACGCCGTCAAAGAGGTGATGCATCAGTCCGACATGCTGGCCAACACCGCGACCACGGTGCAACAGGCGCGCAAGTTGGGCGTCAAGATCATTCACCTGCCGATCCAGTTCGCCGATGGCTACCCCGAACTGACCACGCGTGACTATGGGATTCTCAAAGGCGTTGCCGACGGCAGCGCGTTTCGCGCAGGCAGTTGGGGGGCCGAGATCACCGATGCAATTACGCGTGAAACCGGTGACATCGTCGTGGAAGGCAAGCGCGGGCTGGATGGGTTTGCGACCACGGGACTGGACCTGGTGCTGCGCAACAACGGGATCCACAACCTGGTGGTGGCAGGGTTTCTGACCAACTGCTGTGTCGAGGGCACCGTGCGCTCTGGCTACGAGAAGGGTTACAACGTCGTGACCTTGACCGACTGCACGGCGACATTCACCGAGGAGCAGCAAAAGGCTGCCGAGAACTTCACCTTGCCAATGTTTTCCCAGGCACTGCGGCATACCGAGTTCCTGGGCGCTTTGAGCGCCAAGTAGGCAAAAAAAGGGGCGACCGATCAATCAGTCGCCCCTTTTGCTGGATGCCTGCTATTGCGCTCAACCGTTCAACGTCAGCCCCGGATAAGCCCGCACCGGCACCCTGTGGCGCTGCGGTTGCTGGCGTGCAAGCTGGGCCTGGACCTGTGCGACGGCATCCAGCACACGCTGTGCCCATTGCTCGTCTTGCGGGTCCACCACTACCACGCGAAAACCGTGATCGACGCCTTCAAGCTGCACACCCTCGGAGTCATCGACATGCAGGTCAATGTCGAAGGCCGGTGGGAATTTCGACGGCGTGCTGGTCAGCCCACGCTCGGCGAGGGCCTGGTTATGCCGCACGCTGTTGACCACGCCATCGACGTGGATGCCATACAACAGCAACCAGCGACGGATGTAGGACGGGGTGCGACCGGACGAGGTGTAGACCCAGACACTGCAGCCCTGGCGACGCAGCTCGCGGGTCAGGGAGCGGGTGCCGCTGCGCAGCGGCTCACCCAGCCAACGGTGCACACAGGCCGGCAAGCGGCTGTGTTCGGTCGCGCTGTGGTGCAGTTGGCAGGCCAACGTGTCATCGATATCGAATGAAATACGAATGCGCTGACGCTTGAACACACGCGTGATTGTGTCGAGCACTGAAAACCTTCCCATCATTGGCCCCCCTGGTAGGCGGGCGCTGGTGCGTCGCGGAGGAAAAAACCCATGGGGTCAGGGGCCTTATCTTCCAGGAACGCCGCATATTTTTTCTTGATCTTGGGCAATTCGTACAACGCCATGACACCGTGCTTGGCCGAGTTGCGTATGACCGAGGACGGGTTGAAATAGCCCTCGGCGTTGTCCAGCGTCAACACGAAAGGCGCCAACCCCTCGCGCATCAGCAGGTAACTGACGATCAACGACCCACTGCGGTGGTTGCCCTCAATGAACAACTGCGGCTTGCTGAGGACCCGCACATAGACACCGGCGGCCCGCTTCCACACTGATTCGTTGTGGTGCTTGCAGTACCAGTTGTACAGGTCCTTGATGCCGCCCTCGACATTGTTGAAAAAATGCACTTCGGTGGCAGCCAGGTGCTGGGCATATTCCCGCCTGCGTACCGGGTCTGTGCCGCAGAGCACGGTGGCATTGATCTCCAGCATCAGGTTCAACTGCTGGAGGTCGAACAGGTCAACACCGCGCGCCACATAGTCGTCAATCAGGGCATAGCCTTCAAGTACATTCTGCAGCACTTCGTCTGTCAGTGGGTCGCGTGGCTCGGTGAAGTCCCGGCTGAGCTGGGCAAAACGGCCCTGTACCTCACGCAGTGCGCGTTCGATCGCGAGCAAATCAAGACGACGTGTTGCAGTCATTGGCAATCCTGGAAACGGTGGAAGGCGGATCAGCTGAATTTGCCGCTGATGTAGTCCCCGGTCATTTGTTCGCGCGGGTTCTCGAAGATCTGGGTGGTCGCGCCCATTTCCACCAGGTAGCCGGTGCGAGTGCCCTGGGAGATGTCCACCGAGAAAAACGCGGTGGTATCGGCCACACGAATCGCCTGCTGCATGTTGTGCGTCACCAGGGCGATGGTGTAGTCCTTTTTCAGCTCGACCATCAGTTCCTCGACCCGGCGCGTGGCAATCGGGTCCAGTGCCGAGCAAGGTTCGTCCAGCAACAGCACTTCCGGCTCGGTGGCGATGGCACGGGCAATGCACAGGCGTTGCTGCTGGCCGCCAGAGAGCGACAGGCCGCTGACCTTGAGCTTGTCCTTGACCTCATCCCACAGCGCCGCGCCTTGCAGGGCGTGCTTGACGCGATCGCCGAGGTCGCCCTTGTAGCGGTTCAAGCGCAGGCCAAAGGCCACATTGTCAAAGATACTCATCGAGAACGGGTTCGGCTGTTGGAACACCATGCCGATGTAACGGCGCACGACCACAGGGTCAACGCCCTTGCCGTAGACGTCCTGGCCGAGGAAGTGCACATGGCCTTCGAAACGGAAGCCCTTCACCAGGTCGTTCATGCGGTTGAGGCTGCGCAGCACGGTGGATTTGCCGCAGCCGGAGGGGCCGATGAACCCGGTGATTTTGTTCTTTTCGATCGGCACATGGCTGTCACGCACCGCCATGAAGTTGCCGTAGAAAATCTTGTCCAGCTTGCAGTCCATGACCACAGGCGACTGGGTGATAAACGGAGCGGCTACTTGCGCAGATGACATGTTCAAAATTCAGGTGCTCCCGTTCTTAGTACTTGGGCTTGCCGAAAATACGGCTCACGATATTCACAACCAGCACGATCATTACCAGCACCAACGAGGCCGCCCAGGCGAGCTCGAGCTGGTTGTCGAAAGGCATGCCGGAGAAGTTGTAAATCAACACGGCAAGCGACGCCGTCGGATTCATGACCGCCAGGCTGCCGTCGTGGTAGATCCAGTAGTTACTGAACAGCGCGGTGAACAACAGCGGCGCGGTTTCGCCGGCGGCGCGTGCCACGGCGAGCATGACGCCCGTCAGGATCGCGGGCATGCCGGTGGGCAAAACGATTTTCCAGATCACCTGCGAACGGGTGCAGCCCATGCCATAGGCCGCGTCCTTCATGATCTTGGGCACCATCTTCATCGACTCTTCAGCCGTCAGCACCACGATAGGCAACATCAGTACAGCCAGCGCCACGCCACCGGCGGGTGCCGAGTACGTGCCGGTGGTCATGACCACCAGGGCGTAGGCGAACACGCCGGCCAGGATCGAGGGCAAGCCGGTGAGCATCTTGGCGGCAAAGCGCGAGGCGTTCGCCAGCTTGCTGTCCGGGCCCAGTTCCGCGAGGAAAATCGCCGCCAGGATGCCGACCGGCACAGCGATGGCGGCGGCAATACCGACCATCACGAAGGTGCCGGCCATGGCGTTGCCGAAGCCACCGCCGGTCTCGAAGCCGGTGGGTGGCAGCTCGGTGAACACTTCCAGGCTCAGGCGCGCGCCGCCACGGGTGATCAGCATGTAGAGCACGGAAATCAGCGGCACACTGGCCAGCAGCGCGCCGAACCACACCAGGGTGGTCAGCACCAGGCTGCGCAGGGCACGCCCTTCAAACCGGCGCTGCAGGCTAGGCATGGCGGTGATTGGAGACGAGAGGTCAGTCATTACTTGGTACCCCGCTGGGCGTAGACCATGATCATCGAACCGATGATGTTCACCAGCAGCGTGATGAACATCAGCACCAGTGCGGCGTACATCAACACTTCGATCTCGTTCGGGCCGGCTTCGGGGAAGTTCAGCGCCAACAAGGCCGCCAGGGTGTTGGCCGGGGCGAACAGCGAGAGGGAAATGTTGTTGGCGTTACCCACCAGCATGGCCAGGGCCATGGTTTCACCCAAGGCGCGGCCCAGGCCCAGCACCAGCGATCCGAAGATGCCGGTGGCGGCAGACGGCACCATGACCTTGAGAATCGCTTCCCAGTGAGTGGTGCCCATGCCGTAGGCGGCTTGCTTGGTTTTCATCGGGACACCCGTGAGGGCGTCCTGGGACACGGCAGCAATGGTCGGCAGAATCATGATGGCCAGCACCAGTGCAGCTGGTAACAGGCCCGGCCCGCTGAGGGACGTGCCGAAAAAAGGAATCCAGCCGAGTTCGCTGTTCAGCCACGCGGTGAGCGGGCGGATGGCCGGGATAACCACATAAATGCCCCAGAGGCCGTAGACCACGCTGGGGATGGCTGCGAGCAATTCGACGATGGTGCGAAACACCGCCGCGAGTTTTGCTGGCAGGAAATCCTGGGTGAGGAAAATAGCCATGCTGACGCCAAAAAAGCCTGCGATCAGCAACGCAATCAGGGCGCTGTACAGCGTGCCCCAAATCGCGGGCAGAATCCCGTACTTGCCTTGGTTAACGTCCCAGACACTGCCGAACAGCACGTCAAAGCCATGCTTTTCCATGCCGGGAAGTGCCTTGCGCCCTACTTCGAAGACCAGCGCGAAAACCAGCGCCAGCACCAGCACTACGCCTATGCGTGCAAGTGCACGGAAGGTGCGGTCAACCACAAAGTCCTTCGTGGACGGCGGCTGACACGCAGAATCCGGGTTAACCGGTACGACAAAAGGTGTGTTCATTGGCTAATTCCGGAACAAGGGGGGAACGCTTGCGGCATGGCTGACAGCCCATGCCGGAAGCGGCCTGGCGAGCCTTACTGGATGTTGGCGGAAGCTTTGCGAACCTGGTCGACAACCGATGGCGGCAGTGGGATGTAGCCCATCGAATCAGCGATTTTCTGACCTTCGGTCAAGCTGTACTCGACCATTTCACGCATGGCTTTGGCTTTGGCTGGGTTGCCGTTGTCCTTGCGGAAGATCATCCAGGTGTAGGACGTGATCGGGTAGGACTTGGCGCCATCCGGGTCCGGCAGCCAGGCCACCAGGCTTTCCGGCATTTTCACCGCGGCCAGGGCTTCGGCGCCGCTTTCGGCGTTCGGTACCACGTACTTGCCGGCCTTGTTCTGCAGTTGGGCAAAGTCAACCTTGGCCAGTTTGGCGAAGCCGTATTCGATGTAGCCGATCGCGCCTGGGGTCTGGCGCACAGTGGCGGTCACACCATCGTTCTTCGGCGATTTGATGAACTTGTCGCTGGCGGGCCAGTTGACGGTGTTACCTTCGCCCAGGTCTTTCTGGAACTCAGGGTTGATCGCAGCCAAGTGCTTGGTGAACACAGCGGTGGTGCCGCTGGAGTCTGCACGTACGACGACGGTGATCGGCATGTCTGGCAGTTTCAGGCCTGGGTTGGCGGCAGCGATCTTCGGATCGTTCCACTTGGTGATTTTGCCCAGGAAGATGTTGGAGTACACATCGCGAGGCAACTTGAGCTCTTTAGGATTGCCCGGCAGATTGAACGCCAACACGATTTCACCGGCAGTCATCGGCAGCAGTTGCGCGCCTTCGGCAACCTTGGCGATGTCTTCGTCTTTCATGGCCGAGTCGCTGGCGGCGAAGTCGACGGTTTTGTTCAGGAAGTCCTGTACACCCGCACCGCTACCTTTGGATTGGTAATCAACGGTGACACCCTCGGTTTTCTTGCTGAAATCCTTGAACCAGGTGAGGTAGATCGGGGCTGGAAAACTCGCACCGGAACCGGTCAGGCGGATGCTTTCGGCAGCAAACACCGAGGTGGCACTGAGAGAAACCGCAACGGCGAGTGCAGCAGACTTCATCAGACGTTTCATTCAGGAAAATCCTTGTGAATTACGGGCTCGGGAACTCTGCAACAATCTTGTTACGGTTTTATGAACGTGGAATGGCAAAACGCCTTGTTGTCCCCATCTCCCACCGCAATCGCGCGATTTGGTGTCATTGGTTAGTAACAAAATGCGACTAAGACTTTGCCATCTCCCACCACGCGAGTTCCGCCCATGTCCTCAATAGAAGACACCTTGATGCAGCGCATCCACCGTGAGTTGCTGGATCACAGTGACGAAGAGCTGGAACTGGAATTATCCGAAGACGGGCATGACCTGAACGCGCTGTTTGACGAGCACGTAGGAGAAAGCAGCGAGAAGGCCGCACGGCGGGTGTATTTCAGCGAACTGTTCCGCCTGCAGGGCGAATTGGTGAAGTTGCAAAGCTGGGTGGTCAAGACCGGCCACAAGGTGGTGATCCTGTTCGAAGGGCGTGATGCCGCCGGCAAGGGCGGTGTGATCAAGCGCATTACCCAGCGCCTGAACCCCAGGGTCTGCCGCGTTGCCGCCCTGCCCGCGCCGAATGACCGCGAGCAGACCCAGTGGTATTTCCAGCGCTACGTCTCGCACCTGCCGGCCGCCGGTGAAATCGTGCTGTTCGACCGCAGTTGGTACAACCGCGCCGGGGTCGAGCAGGTCATGGGGTTTTGCAACGAGGACCAGTACGAAGAGTTCTTCCGCACGGTGCCGGAGTTCGAACGGATGCTCGCCCGCTCCGGTATTCAACTGATCAAGTACTGGTTTTCGATTTCCGACCAGGAACAGCACCTGCGTTTTCTCAGCCGCATTCACGACCCGCTCAAGCAATGGAAACTCAGCCCCATGGACCTGGAGTCGCGTCGGCGCTGGGAAGCCTATACCAAGGCCAAGGAAATCATGCTCGAACGCACCCACATCGCCGAGGCGCCGTGGTGGGTGGTGCAAGCCGATGACAAGAAGAA carries:
- a CDS encoding GMC oxidoreductase, producing the protein MAKVRNESANIVIVGSGVAGSLMASRFANHPGVVILETGPSIPMGDPGWWFHHVARGGGTGNTPYAAFYDQAADFDATGANPWNIQGGRIFGAGGTMLHWGGWVPRFKPEDFALYSNTGQGIDWPFGYDQLEPFYNQAERYLGASGDSSDNNPPRSQPYPYGAAPYPISAGPFIQAFARVRPAIGFGHLPVARYGQANGMGGPCRTTGTCDYCPVAGRFTGDQPLALLADNPNVSLRLGAAVTAIRMVNRQQVAGVTYTDMNTGDTVLLDAQNVILCNGAFEIPKLLQASTSSYWPKGIGNDRDLVGRFVSATQFFYASGTAPNPQKFEEELGFPSLCSRTFDAPQYQKDGKFFISMNYETPNIDVGLMMAQGYSASQIRDACTAPAKYQLYGNLSAIPQFNNRVSCAVGTTRFGLPRTSIYTPDPLFDPLKAQIYVDKLKTVLAQMGCTDVGWGTYPQRGDHVACTTRMANDPNLGVVNPQLQVFGVDNLYIVSNSVMPTLPAANPTLTLVALAMKAMGSDTALARLAKSA
- a CDS encoding cysteine hydrolase family protein; translation: MNPNATALVLIEFQNDFTTPGGVFHDAVKEVMHQSDMLANTATTVQQARKLGVKIIHLPIQFADGYPELTTRDYGILKGVADGSAFRAGSWGAEITDAITRETGDIVVEGKRGLDGFATTGLDLVLRNNGIHNLVVAGFLTNCCVEGTVRSGYEKGYNVVTLTDCTATFTEEQQKAAENFTLPMFSQALRHTEFLGALSAK
- the pstB gene encoding phosphate ABC transporter ATP-binding protein PstB, whose translation is MDCKLDKIFYGNFMAVRDSHVPIEKNKITGFIGPSGCGKSTVLRSLNRMNDLVKGFRFEGHVHFLGQDVYGKGVDPVVVRRYIGMVFQQPNPFSMSIFDNVAFGLRLNRYKGDLGDRVKHALQGAALWDEVKDKLKVSGLSLSGGQQQRLCIARAIATEPEVLLLDEPCSALDPIATRRVEELMVELKKDYTIALVTHNMQQAIRVADTTAFFSVDISQGTRTGYLVEMGATTQIFENPREQMTGDYISGKFS
- the pstA gene encoding phosphate ABC transporter permease PstA — encoded protein: MTDLSSPITAMPSLQRRFEGRALRSLVLTTLVWFGALLASVPLISVLYMLITRGGARLSLEVFTELPPTGFETGGGFGNAMAGTFVMVGIAAAIAVPVGILAAIFLAELGPDSKLANASRFAAKMLTGLPSILAGVFAYALVVMTTGTYSAPAGGVALAVLMLPIVVLTAEESMKMVPKIMKDAAYGMGCTRSQVIWKIVLPTGMPAILTGVMLAVARAAGETAPLLFTALFSNYWIYHDGSLAVMNPTASLAVLIYNFSGMPFDNQLELAWAASLVLVMIVLVVNIVSRIFGKPKY
- the pstC gene encoding phosphate ABC transporter permease subunit PstC, encoding MNTPFVVPVNPDSACQPPSTKDFVVDRTFRALARIGVVLVLALVFALVFEVGRKALPGMEKHGFDVLFGSVWDVNQGKYGILPAIWGTLYSALIALLIAGFFGVSMAIFLTQDFLPAKLAAVFRTIVELLAAIPSVVYGLWGIYVVIPAIRPLTAWLNSELGWIPFFGTSLSGPGLLPAALVLAIMILPTIAAVSQDALTGVPMKTKQAAYGMGTTHWEAILKVMVPSAATGIFGSLVLGLGRALGETMALAMLVGNANNISLSLFAPANTLAALLALNFPEAGPNEIEVLMYAALVLMFITLLVNIIGSMIMVYAQRGTK
- the pstS gene encoding phosphate ABC transporter substrate-binding protein PstS, with amino-acid sequence MKRLMKSAALAVAVSLSATSVFAAESIRLTGSGASFPAPIYLTWFKDFSKKTEGVTVDYQSKGSGAGVQDFLNKTVDFAASDSAMKDEDIAKVAEGAQLLPMTAGEIVLAFNLPGNPKELKLPRDVYSNIFLGKITKWNDPKIAAANPGLKLPDMPITVVVRADSSGTTAVFTKHLAAINPEFQKDLGEGNTVNWPASDKFIKSPKNDGVTATVRQTPGAIGYIEYGFAKLAKVDFAQLQNKAGKYVVPNAESGAEALAAVKMPESLVAWLPDPDGAKSYPITSYTWMIFRKDNGNPAKAKAMREMVEYSLTEGQKIADSMGYIPLPPSVVDQVRKASANIQ
- the ppk2 gene encoding polyphosphate kinase 2; translated protein: MSSIEDTLMQRIHRELLDHSDEELELELSEDGHDLNALFDEHVGESSEKAARRVYFSELFRLQGELVKLQSWVVKTGHKVVILFEGRDAAGKGGVIKRITQRLNPRVCRVAALPAPNDREQTQWYFQRYVSHLPAAGEIVLFDRSWYNRAGVEQVMGFCNEDQYEEFFRTVPEFERMLARSGIQLIKYWFSISDQEQHLRFLSRIHDPLKQWKLSPMDLESRRRWEAYTKAKEIMLERTHIAEAPWWVVQADDKKKARLNCIHHLLGQMPYEEVELPVIELPQRVRQEDYSRSPTPPELIVPQRY